Sequence from the candidate division WOR-3 bacterium genome:
GAAGTGACGAACCCGGGGGCCAGATATTATTAATGTTAAAAGGGGAGTGGGTGGCGTAACCTGATTCGTCGGCAGCGCGGATGTAATAATAAACGGTACCCGATGCTGGCGCGACAAGAGATGCCTGCCAGGTACTTTCGTATCCCGGTTCGGTGAGGCGGGTCATAATTTCTTCCTGCCAGGAGTTTTGACCATCAAGAGAGTAAAAGAGCGTTACCGTTGGGTTGAGGTTTTTTGTCTGGAGGGCAAAATGGCAGTCAGCATTGATAAATACTGTTTGTGCCGGGGCAGGCGCTGAATTGCAAACAGCTGCTAATGTGGGTTGCGCAGTTGTGGTTTTTAGAAAGAGCGGAATTAGCAGCAAAACGGCTCGAGTGAAGTTCACACTAAATTCTACAATAAACAACAACAACGGGCAAGTAATTTTTGACACTAAAGTTTGGTGATGTCAGTACCGATTGCTATCGTGTCGATTTGTTTGGGTTAAATTTTACACTAAAGTTATATAAGATATAATATATAACCTAAAGGAGGAAAAAGATGGAAAATATCACCGAAAAAAGAGGGATGCCCCTTTTAGGGGACGATTTTCCGGAAATCAAAGTGTCAACGACGCACGGGTTAATAGAACTGCCGAAGTTCTTTGCCGGTAAGTGGTTTGTGCTTTTCAGTCACCCGGCAGATTTTACTCCGGTGTGCACGACAGAGTTTGTTGCGTTTCAAAAGCGCTACGATAAATTTCGAAATCTTAATTGCGAACTGATTGGATTGAGCGTTGACCAGGTGTTCTCGCATATCAAGTGGGAGGAGTGGATTAAAGAGAAACTGGGAGTTGAGATTGAATTCCCGATTATCGCCGATACCGGCAGGGTTGCCAGTATGTTAGGACTAATTCATCCGAATAAGGGGACGAATACGGTGCGGGCGGTTTTTGTGGTTGATGACCGCGGTAAAATCAGGATTATTCTTTACTACCCGCAAGAACTGGGGAGAAATATGGATGAGATTTTACGTGCGGTTGAGGCGATGCAGATTGCCGACAAGTATAAGGTGGCGATGCCCGCCAACTGGCCCAACAATGAACTCATTAAGGACCGGGTGATTGTACCGCCGGCGAGCGATGTCAAAACGGCAAAGGAGCGATTGGAAAGGGCAAAGGCGGGCGAGTTTGAATGTTTTGACTGGTGGCTCTGCCACAAGAAGTTAAATCTGTAAAGGAGGAAAATTATGCTATCCCGTATTCCTATAGAGCTTGATGAAATCAAGCGGAGAACTATCGAGTTAGAGGTTTTGCGGGCGGCGATGATTGCCGAGCTGGATGCGATAAATCTTTATGAACAGATGGCAGCAATGGTAGAAGATGAAACAATAAGAAAGGTGTTACTGGATGGCTCGAGAAGAAAAGACCCACTTAGGGGAATTCGAGGCTTTACTATTGAAGAGTGATAAAGAGCAAAGAGAGGAACTGGAAGCGGGTGAGCAGGAGGTTGATGAGTTGATGGAAGGGTAGTTTTTAAGCGCCGCAGGAAAGATTTGTCCCGAAGATATTTTTAGTATAATTACCCAGTATGATGCTTCCGGAACAAGAGAAACAGAAACAACCGGATAACGACTCGTCCCAGAGCGGTCCGGTCTTCTGGCAAAAGCCGGTATTTTTTATTCCGATGGCGGTGTTTTTGCTCCTGGTGCTGACAACAGCGGTCGTCGTTGTGGTTAAGAATGCGGGCCGAGTGCAAATTGGACCGGCGCCGGTTCCACTCGGTCCAATTACTCCGGATACAACGATGAGTCGCGTAAGACGACAACTGGCGCGGGGTATTACAAGACTGGAGCGGCGATTGCAGGAGTATCGGGGGAAAATAGAAACGCTCTCTTTTTATCAGGATTCACTTTACCGGAGTTGTAGTCTGGGATTGAAACAGTTGTGGATTGAGTTTGCAGCGGTCGAGAGCGCGCGTTCTTATGCCGAGCGTAAACCGTTGTTTACCAAAGCGAGAAAAAGGTATGTAGAACTCCGGAACAGTGTCAATGACTTTGTTTTTTCCGTTGATTCGGCAATCAGTGGTCGAGTGCTTGACTCTTTAGACCAGGAGTTCCGTAAGTTGATCAGTGAGTAAGACACGAATGGCGGTTTGGCGGATTGATATCAATAAAAAGGGTTTTGACCCTGAGGCACGGGCGTTTGAGGTTGATGCTCGGGATATGGGTTTAAAATCGCTTTCACCGGTAAGGATTACCCGGGTGTGGTTCATCGAAGGGGCATTGAGCGTCAACAATGTGGAGGCAATTGCTCAGGAGTTGTTGTGCGACCCGGTTGTTGAAGAGTGGCGGGCTGAGGTCCTTGAGAACGGCGTTTTGAAGGCTGGTGATGAAACTTTAGTCCTTTACAATCCAGGAGTAATGGATCCGAGTGTTGCGACGGCGCTACGGGCGCTTGAGGATATGGGGTATAAAAAGGTTCGGGTACGCACCGGGCGAAGTTATCGATTGGGAAGAGCGCTGACTGCCGAAGAACGAATGATGCTCAGCCGGGGTTTGATGTTT
This genomic interval carries:
- a CDS encoding peroxiredoxin, encoding MENITEKRGMPLLGDDFPEIKVSTTHGLIELPKFFAGKWFVLFSHPADFTPVCTTEFVAFQKRYDKFRNLNCELIGLSVDQVFSHIKWEEWIKEKLGVEIEFPIIADTGRVASMLGLIHPNKGTNTVRAVFVVDDRGKIRIILYYPQELGRNMDEILRAVEAMQIADKYKVAMPANWPNNELIKDRVIVPPASDVKTAKERLERAKAGEFECFDWWLCHKKLNL